Sequence from the Priestia megaterium genome:
GGCTTTAATCACTGGCGGCTTCTTTAAAATCGGTCTGTTTTTCTACGCCACTGTGCTGGGCCTTTCTCACATGTTTAAAATTAAAAACCCGTCACCGCTTGTATTTCCAATTGGCTTAGTCGTTTTGTTTTATTCATTGTCTCTTGCTCAAAACTATTTCGAACACGTATATGAAGGATTAAAAATCATTCCGTTCACTTTACATCTTCCGTTTCAAATTGTCATTCCTGCTCTTTTACTCGTGATCGCATTTTTAAGAAATCGAAAAAAAGTACAGTCCGTCACTGTGAAAAATACCGCAGAAAATTCGTAGTATGTCCATTTCTCTATTGGATTTAATCTCCTAAAATTATACAATATAATCAAGAAGCCAAAAGGAGAACCAATATGATTGGATTAATTCTTTCTATTTTAGTATTCAACATTCTTGCTTTTAAAACAAACAAGCGCTTCACAGCAAATCAAATTGTACACATTTGGATGTTCACCATTGCTGCTCAGCATATCTTTGACGTCTTCATTAATTTCAAATTTCACGGCTACTGGTATTTTGCACAAGAGACAGACTGGCAAGGTATTTTTGCCTATACTGTTCTCATTCCGCCTGTAAACATGCTTTTTCTTACTTACTATCCTTTTGCTGGGAAACTCACAAAAAAAGCCGCCTATATTTTACTTTGGTCGGTTGCTGTTTTATTTTACGAAATGGTTGCTCTTCTCCCTGCTCCTTGGGGGTATTTTCACTATGGATGGTGGACGTGGTGGTATTCGCTTTTCTTAAACCCGCTGTTGTTTTGGATGGTGGTGCAGTATTACCGGTGGGTGTGTAAAATTGAAAAAAGAGCGATAACTTAAAAATAGAATAGCCTTTGGACCAGCACATCATCATTTTCAGCACGTGCAATAAAACGAATGTCTGCTTCTCCGCTGGCTATTCTTTTTTTATTTAAAAACGTCTTTGGACAAGGAAACTTGCTTTTCTTTTTCTTTTCCAACTAACGACACAAGGAATCCTGCTATTCCAGCTATACATAGAACCACCAATAGACCAGTAGTACCTACTAACAAGCTCACCGCAGCTGAAGCTAACATTCCTCCAACATAACGAAAAGTGGAATAAATGCCCGATGCAGTGCCTGATTGCTCTTTTTTGACAGATTGAATATTCATAGCCTGCATAGATGAAACACCGATCCCTGCTCCCACTCCTCCTACTAATAAAGATACAATTGTATAAGAAATGGAGGCATTCGCTAAGTGAAAATAAAGCATCGCCGCAAGCAGTGAAATAAGAAACGATAATCGTATCGGATGTTCTTTCCCTACCTTTTCTGCTAACAATCCTCCTAGCCAAGAAGAAATAGACATGGCTAATGAAAAAAAGAAAAGAAGCAAACCAATTAAACGAATATCATACTGCTTCTCTAGCAAAAGCGGAACAAACAAAATGGTACTATACATCATAAAATTACTGCATAAAATAGAAAGGTTTGAAGAAAAAAAAGGCCGAACCTTAAAAAGTTTAAAATCAATCAGCGGCTCTTGAACCTTGCGTTCTTGCACAATGAAAAGAACGATAGATGCTATGCATATGAAAATAGTCCAAGCATTAAACAAATCACGGTGCGTCAGCATTAGCGTAAAGCTCGTCATGCTTACTCCAAGTAAAAAAGCGCCCCCTATATCCAGCGTTTTTGCTTTTTGTTTTACGGTAGACGGCACATAGATAAATGAACAAATCAACGACAGAACAGCAAAAGGAACGTTAAACCAAAAAATCGACGTCCACCCAAGATACTTAATTAAAAAAGCTCCTAACACAGGTCCTACAGCTGCTCCTAGCCCCATTGATAATCCAAATAACCCAAGCGTCCTTCCAAGCTTTTCTTTTGGTAAACTGTGCCTCATAATCGCTGTTGCATTAGGCGTAGCTAGTGCGCCTCCTAATGCTTGCAGCGTTCGAAAGACCGTGAGCGAAAGTAAGTTATATGAAAACACACAGGCCGCTGATCCCACTAAAAAAATAATCATTCCAGCTACAAACATGGTCTTATTTCCATATAAATCACCCAGTTTCCCCGCGATGGGCTGAGCAACTGCCATCACAATTAAATAGATCGTTACCACTACTGATACATGTACGATGGAAAGATCAAGCGCTTGAGCAATAGACGGTAAGCCTACTGCAATCATAGTGGAATTAACGGGAATTAAAAAAGTTCCCGTTAAAATAGAAAAGATAATCAAAGACGGCTTACTGCTGTTCAATCGTCACCACTCCGTTGGTTCCGTCTACGGTAATAACATCTCCGTCTTTTAGTAGATCCACGGCTACTTTTGTGCCAAGAACCGCTGGAAGTTTATATTCACGAGCCACTGTTCCTGCATGAGATAAAATTCCTCCTGCATTGGTTACAATTGCGCCAGCAAGCGAAAATAACGTGGTCCAAGCGGGTGCTGTTGTTTCACACACAAGAATATCTCCTTGTTCAAGTTTAGAAAATTGACTTGGATCTGAAATGATTTTTACCACTCCCGTATAAACACCTCTTGAAGCGGCACTTCCTTTAAAGATTTTTTGAGTTTCATCTACTTCTGGAGGCCCCATTTTTCCGAATACCCGCTCCAATAAAGGATCTTCTCCTGTTTGAGGAGGCGTTCCATAAGCAGGCGGCGTCTTTTTATGACGATTTTCTTCAAACTCCTGCTTTCTATTGACGATAAGTTCATGAGATGCCACGGGTTTTTTTAATACTTCCAGCAATTCATCATAATAAAAATGAAAAATATCTTGAGGCTGATGAATCACTTGGTGATCAGCTAAAAGAGTTCCTACATTAAGCAAAAACAGTCTTGCTGTAGCAGGCAGCATCGCATCGATATAAAAATGATGATCTTCATCCAACCCCCATGCGTCCAAAGCCCATCCATAAAACAGCTTAAACTGCTCTTTTTCTTTGCACTCCGGCATTTTTGCGAGTACATCACGATAGCTTTCTTCTCTCTTTTTTACGACGTCTTCATAATTTTTCTTGAAGTCGTAATCTTTACGCACATAGCCAGCAATAATCGATAGCGCATGTAAAGGATTCTCTACCCACGTCTCATCAATAAACTCGTGCGAATTTGCAGAACGATAGCCATACTCATTCAAAAAGCTTTGCAGATTCTTTAAAAATTCTCTGCCTTCAGCTGTGCCTAATAGATTTGCTTCTATTTCTTCTGACTTCTGTTCCGTAAAAGCTTGTTTTAATGGGTCAGAACGCTTTACCGTGTCAGTTAGTTCCCACAGTGCTTGATCCGTTTCAAGTGACTTGTTCATTACGCCTTCCAGCAGATCATATACGTAAGCGGTATTCGCGTCTCCGGTCAAGGTTCCATATAGCTCTTCTAAAATCATTCCTAAATCATTTCTCGGCATGACAATTTCAAAGTGAAGCTGCCAAGCTTTTTTATAAAAATCATGCAGTTCTTTTACTTTTTCTTCTGCTTCTTTTAAAGATAAAGGACGTTCTGCATTTCTTTTGACTTCCGTATAAAAAGGTAAAAACACCTCATCAACGTACTCGTATAATCTAGGTTTAAGTCGAGGTAACAGCGGCTTAACTGCTTCTTGGTGCTCCTTTAAGCGATCATTTACGTCACCGGGAAACGGGATATTTTGCTGATACATTTTTCCATCAGCTAATTTCACTACAAATTGATAGATAGGCAGTTTTAACGTTTCAAAACCTTGCTTTGTCCCGTAAGTCATTGCCGGAAGCTGAAAGGAAGCGTATAAAGGGCTTAGCGCATGTGCGATATGTAGGTTGTCTTGTACCCAAAATCCCGTTTGTTTTTCTTCCTCACTTAAAAATAGGTCGTTTTGAAATGCAGATAATACGTTCATTTCATTTCCCCTTTCCTTTTCATTATGTAGTAACAGGTCTCACTTGAAGCAAATAAATATGTTCATTTTTTATGGCAAATTCAATGTCTACAGCGTACTGACAATACTGCTCTACTTGATTCGTTAAACGAAGCAGCTGTAATGCTGTTTCATCTGATATAGAAAATTCATTTTTTTCTTTATCCGTTGTCACAGCTTTTGTTATTCCTGTAAAACCTGACACTAGCTTATACTCTTTTAATCCTAGTTCTTTCATTATATTTTTTGTCTGTTTATGAATAATAAATAAATCCGGCGTAATAGCACCTGATACCATTCCCTCTCCTAAGCCGTACGCCACGTTAATGACTACTTCATCTTCACTTTCTGTAATAGGATTTACGCTAAAAATCACACCGGATACATCGGCTTCAACCATTCCTTGTACAAGGACACCCATCTGGGGATTAGAAAGCGAAATTTCTTTATCTTCGGCATACGCTTGAACCACGGATGAAAAATAAGAAGCCCAGCATTTTTTTATACTTGTCAAAAGTTCTTCTCTGTTTCTTACGTTTAATATCGTTTCATACTGTCCGGCAAAAGACGCATTCTCCAAATCTTCAAGTGCGGAAGAAGATCTTACGGCTACGGCTTTTACACCAGCACCTTGAATATTGGCATACGAAAAGACAATTTCTTTTTGCAGAGCTAAAGGAAACGTGCCGCTTTGAATCTTCTTTTCTATGACCCTGCTATCTTCTGCTTTTATTTCTATTTGGTTAAACGTTAAAAAGGAAAGTAATGCGTGAGATGTTAAAACAAATCCTTTAGGGATATGAGAAACGTGCTGAATCATTTTTGAGAGATTGTAAGCTTTTGAACCTACTGCTTGAAGTTCTGCATAACATGCTTTTTCTAAAGAGACGATGTGCAATCACTTCACCTCCTTTCATTTATGTCAAAGACAATCAAATTAAATAGAAAAACACCATTTAAAACCATAATATAATTTTATAGAACTACGTCTATTTTACTAAAAATTAACATAATTTTAAATATCTTTACAAAAAAATCACAAACCATATTCAATAGAATATGATTTGTGATTTTTTTTATAACTAACACATTTGAAATTCATATTGTTTTGACAAATTAAACTGTATCTCTCTCCTTCTTCTCCCTCACAAACTCCACCACAGGCCCCACAATAATACAAATCCCTGCGATAATCAGCCATCCAAACGCAAGATACGTCCAGCCTTTAAAAAATGAGAGCGTGTATTGATAGCCCGTTAAAAACATGACGCCTGGAAATAAGAGGACAAATAAGAATGTAAGTCCCAGCGCCCAGCGCGTACATAGCTTTGCGTCTTTATTTAACTGTTGTTGTGGATCCATAAGCCACTTCCTCTCTTAATGGTTCATCTCCATGTTCATCAAAGCTTTTGAATTTGTCTTTTAGTTCATCAAAGTCAAATTCTTTTTTAGCAAGTAAGCCGTGTCCGATTGATATGATTCCGCTGATGATAAAGACGGTAGAATTTCCAATAAGCATTGGATACAGTCCGCCAAGGGTTTCTACATTAATGTGACCGTTAATCAAGTAAGCAGATGCATTCCATGCGACAACGCCGCCAATCATCCCTAATAAAGCGCCGTAAAATGCACCTGTATTCGTCGCTTTTTTCCACATCAGTCCAAGCGTAACGGGAATAACGGCTCCGCTGACGAAAATGCCCATGGCCATATACACAAACCCGAGACTAATTCCTAAGTAAAACAGCAAAATGGAAAACACGCCCATCGCCAGCCCGAATCCAAGCGTCACTTTTCGAGACGTACTTAAGATTTTTTTGCTGCTTGCTTTTGGGTTGATGGAACGCAGGTAAATGTCCGTTACGATAATATTCGTGATCGCCGTTAATTCAGCCGCTCCTGTCGACATTACCGCCATAAACAGCATCGTTAAAAACAAAATAGAACCTAGATTTCCAAGCACATGTGACGCCATAACGGGCGCGATAGAATCCGGTGAATCTACAGCAATTCCAAGCCCAGCCGCACTTACACCTAGGAAAGTGGCAACGGCAAAGGGAATCGAAAACCAGGCAATTCCGCCGTAAATATACGCTTTTGAAGCAGCGCTGTTTTTACTTGCGATGGCACGCTGCCAGTAAGCTTGATCCACAAAGACCGTACCAAAGTTCCCGATAATATTGATCATCCCAAACAAAAGGCCCGGCACCGATGCCATTGTGAGCATATGCTGTGACGAAGGAAGGTTTTTCAGCCCTTCGTATACACTTGTCACGCCGAATTTATAATAGACGGCAGCAGCAAAAATAAATAAAATAATGAAAATAAAAACGGTGTTAAAATAATCAGCCACAAATGAAGCCTTTAACCCCCCAATCATGGTGTAGATGGTAAACGTAAGAGGAATTAAAAAAGCGGCAACAAAAATATTCATTCCGGTGAGAGAGTTTAAAGCAATTGCTCCTCCTAAAATAACCATGGCGGTGACAATAATATTCGTCATAAGAGCAAATCCAAGCATTAAACGATGATTTTTCACGTCGAAGCGCTGTGCAATAAATTCTAAAAATGTATGAGCGTTCGGTGCTTTTTTCTTCAGGTTAATCGCTACAATTGCAAACAGCAAAATTTGAATGCTTGCTCCCGCTGCGTACCAATACGGTCCACTAATGCCGTACTGATAGCCTGTGGAAGAAGACATCATTAACGTAGCGGCCCATGTCCATGCGGCAATAATGGACGCACTCGCTAGCCCAACGCCTACATTTCTTCCGGCTGTACTAAACTGCTCAGCCGTCATTTCCTTTCCTTGACGACGCTGCATAATGATTGTAACGGCCGTAAATCCTCCTCCAAAAATCAGTAAAATCAAATACCCTACGCTTGATGAAAGCATCTGATCCCTCCCCTTCTTCTTTATGTTACTCTTTATAACATAACATGTAAATAAAAGTAACATTTGTTAATAAAATACCATGCTGTAAAATTATTAACAATACTGTATTTTCTGATTATTTAAGAGTATAATTAGATATTTTCTCCTTTTACACACAAAAAAAGCGGCACATTCGCACCGGCTTGCGCGTAAATTTTCGTTTTCAACGTGTTGTATTTCCTCACATGAACGAACCACCTCAATAAAAAAACGATAACCACAAGGGCTATCGTTTTTTTTTATTATTGA
This genomic interval carries:
- a CDS encoding sodium:solute symporter family protein, with amino-acid sequence MLSSSVGYLILLIFGGGFTAVTIIMQRRQGKEMTAEQFSTAGRNVGVGLASASIIAAWTWAATLMMSSSTGYQYGISGPYWYAAGASIQILLFAIVAINLKKKAPNAHTFLEFIAQRFDVKNHRLMLGFALMTNIIVTAMVILGGAIALNSLTGMNIFVAAFLIPLTFTIYTMIGGLKASFVADYFNTVFIFIILFIFAAAVYYKFGVTSVYEGLKNLPSSQHMLTMASVPGLLFGMINIIGNFGTVFVDQAYWQRAIASKNSAASKAYIYGGIAWFSIPFAVATFLGVSAAGLGIAVDSPDSIAPVMASHVLGNLGSILFLTMLFMAVMSTGAAELTAITNIIVTDIYLRSINPKASSKKILSTSRKVTLGFGLAMGVFSILLFYLGISLGFVYMAMGIFVSGAVIPVTLGLMWKKATNTGAFYGALLGMIGGVVAWNASAYLINGHINVETLGGLYPMLIGNSTVFIISGIISIGHGLLAKKEFDFDELKDKFKSFDEHGDEPLREEVAYGSTTTVK
- a CDS encoding MFS transporter translates to MNSSKPSLIIFSILTGTFLIPVNSTMIAVGLPSIAQALDLSIVHVSVVVTIYLIVMAVAQPIAGKLGDLYGNKTMFVAGMIIFLVGSAACVFSYNLLSLTVFRTLQALGGALATPNATAIMRHSLPKEKLGRTLGLFGLSMGLGAAVGPVLGAFLIKYLGWTSIFWFNVPFAVLSLICSFIYVPSTVKQKAKTLDIGGAFLLGVSMTSFTLMLTHRDLFNAWTIFICIASIVLFIVQERKVQEPLIDFKLFKVRPFFSSNLSILCSNFMMYSTILFVPLLLEKQYDIRLIGLLLFFFSLAMSISSWLGGLLAEKVGKEHPIRLSFLISLLAAMLYFHLANASISYTIVSLLVGGVGAGIGVSSMQAMNIQSVKKEQSGTASGIYSTFRYVGGMLASAAVSLLVGTTGLLVVLCIAGIAGFLVSLVGKEKEKQVSLSKDVFK
- a CDS encoding PEP-utilizing enzyme, giving the protein MNVLSAFQNDLFLSEEEKQTGFWVQDNLHIAHALSPLYASFQLPAMTYGTKQGFETLKLPIYQFVVKLADGKMYQQNIPFPGDVNDRLKEHQEAVKPLLPRLKPRLYEYVDEVFLPFYTEVKRNAERPLSLKEAEEKVKELHDFYKKAWQLHFEIVMPRNDLGMILEELYGTLTGDANTAYVYDLLEGVMNKSLETDQALWELTDTVKRSDPLKQAFTEQKSEEIEANLLGTAEGREFLKNLQSFLNEYGYRSANSHEFIDETWVENPLHALSIIAGYVRKDYDFKKNYEDVVKKREESYRDVLAKMPECKEKEQFKLFYGWALDAWGLDEDHHFYIDAMLPATARLFLLNVGTLLADHQVIHQPQDIFHFYYDELLEVLKKPVASHELIVNRKQEFEENRHKKTPPAYGTPPQTGEDPLLERVFGKMGPPEVDETQKIFKGSAASRGVYTGVVKIISDPSQFSKLEQGDILVCETTAPAWTTLFSLAGAIVTNAGGILSHAGTVAREYKLPAVLGTKVAVDLLKDGDVITVDGTNGVVTIEQQ
- a CDS encoding PEP/pyruvate-binding domain-containing protein produces the protein MHIVSLEKACYAELQAVGSKAYNLSKMIQHVSHIPKGFVLTSHALLSFLTFNQIEIKAEDSRVIEKKIQSGTFPLALQKEIVFSYANIQGAGVKAVAVRSSSALEDLENASFAGQYETILNVRNREELLTSIKKCWASYFSSVVQAYAEDKEISLSNPQMGVLVQGMVEADVSGVIFSVNPITESEDEVVINVAYGLGEGMVSGAITPDLFIIHKQTKNIMKELGLKEYKLVSGFTGITKAVTTDKEKNEFSISDETALQLLRLTNQVEQYCQYAVDIEFAIKNEHIYLLQVRPVTT